CGCCAATGCCATCAAGTCACTGGAAAAGGCACAACCTAAGGTTCTCCTGCACCAGAAGGCCCTGGACCAGCTAAGCCAGGTTTATCCCGTGAACGACAGTCACCGTCTCCACCAGAACTTAGCGGGAGTGGAAACCATGGTGGTAGACCGTCTCTCCAAGATCAAGATTGAAGGTCCTGCAGAACAATTTGAATTAACCAAGCCGGAAATGCCCGCATGGGAAGTATCCGTCTCCGATGAATTCGGCCCCCTCCCCAACTTTCCTCTAGTAGCAAGGCAAGGACGTCAAACGCTTTCCGAAAGGCGTACTCAGGACAAGGGAACGGCAACCTTCAACCTTCGCAACGTCAACTTTAGCAGCGGCCCCTACACGATCAATGTAGAAGCCAACCTGCCGCAAGCAATCCTGAGAGACGCAGGCATTCAGAACAGCATTGAAATTTCCTATACGGTCTCCCAGACAAAGTGTAACGTTCAACTGCAATGCAAATCTGAAGCGAACGTTTGCAATGCCATCGAAAACGGGCTTTCAAAGGTATCCGTATTCAATAGTTCTAACGCTGACGTCCCCAAAATCTCAGCAGAAACATCCGCACAGACGAAAAACACCCTAGGATCCTTGACTTCCTATAACATGGAAATCACCCTTAAAGGAAACAACATCCTCTTTAGCCGTTCCGTCAAAGGCGCTGGCAAGAATGATGTAGACGCACTGGTAAAGGCAATCAACAAGATCGACTTTAGCGGCATCAAAAAACAGATTGGATCATCCTGCAAGTAAGGAACGAGAATGAAGAAACTACTTGCAGTCTTATTCGCCCTAGTCGCATTCGTCCATGCAGAAATTTCTGTGGATGCCATCCCTTCCAAACCTGCGACTAGCTACGTTTACGACGAGAACAGGTTTCTAACCGCACAGGAAATTCAGAAATTTGACGAGTTATCCGACACGCTCTATAGTAAAGCAGGGGTTGCACTAGCCTGCGTCATTGTCAACGACATCGGAGACGCCTCCTATCGCGAATACGCAGCCAAGCTTGCAGACAAGTGGAACATCGGCGGCAAGTCCGATGAGGGCGTCCTTATTTTCGTAGCCTTCAAGCAGCAAAAACGTAGCGTTGAAGTCGGCTATAAGGCAGAAGACTACTTACCCGTCATCAAGGTGGAAAAGCTCCAGCAGAAAACCATCGTAAAGTCTTTTAGAACGCAAAACTACAGCGAAGGCATTCTTGAATTCGCCTACGACATATCCAAACTGATTTCCAAGGAAAAAGGATTTTCACTGGATCTAGACGAAAGTAACTTCAAGAAGAACGAAGGAAATGCAGCAAGCATGATTCTTTTCTTCCTCTTTGTATTCTTCGTCGTGATAGGTCTCAAGGCCAGCGGCAGAAAGAAGGGATGGATAGAATCTCTTGTGAGCGGTCTTTTCCATCGCAAGCCTAAGGAAGTCAAAGAAACAGCACCCCTTACCACCCTGGGCGGATTCGGAGGAAACTTCGGCGGCGCCCGTGGTTCTGGACTAGGTGGCGGCTTTGGCGGTGGTTTCGGCGGAAGCAGTTTTGGTAGCGGAAGCAGCTTTGGAAGCAACAGCTTCGGCAGTAAAAAATGGTAAGGAATTTTTGCATCGGATACAATTATGAGAAAACTACTTAGCGTTCAGGAAATCAAAAACTCTGATTGGCCCGGCATTTTGCAAAAATCCCTGGGCGACAACCTGGTGTCCGCATTTGTTCATGGTGACTGCCTTATGGAAGGGCACGACGCCATTAACAACCCCTGGACCGTAAGTTTTATCCTGAAGGATAATTCCGTCAACAGCCTTAAAAAATTGCAGGAATTACTCCCAAAGGCACAAAAGGAAAACATTGAATTTCTCTACTTCTTTACCCAGGACGAAATCAATGATTCCGAAGACGTATTCCCTCTGGAATTTCTCCATCTGGCAAACAGAAATCAAGCGATTGCCGGCAACGATCCCCTTAAGGATTATGCGCCGAACATTTCCTGCCTGCGTCTGGAATGCGAAAGAGAACTCCGTGGCCTTATGATTCATTTGCGCCAGGCATATATCCATCTTAAGGAAAACCGCAGTTCCGATGGATTCTTCATGCAGGCAACCAACACCATTCTCCCTATCATGTATGGTGTATTCTATCTGAAATTCAGGAATTATCCTGCAAGCCATGACGAAATTTTTAGAAGTTTCCCTGGTATCAGCATTCCAGAACGAAGCAAAAACGTTGACCAGTTCGTACAAAAAGTGGATGACTACATCAATGCAGTCACCCGTATTATTGACGAAGTGGATAAGCTAGACGTTTAATCTAGAGAATCCGTTTTTTCTTTTCCGGAAATTTCTCAACGGCCTTAACGGCGTAAACATAAAATTCATTTTCTGCAAGAATATCTCCGTCCTGCAATTCGCAGTCCAGACGGATATCTAGCTCAACACCATCACGAGCCACTCTCATAAAGTTCTTGTCTCCAAGTTCCTTATTTTCAAAAAGGACATCAATGACTTTCTTGTATGTTCCGTGATGAGTTGTTCCTAGAATTTCCGTGCAGAGCATTATTTATCCATTTACGTTGTTAATGTTTAGCGTTTCACGCGAGTAAAGCCACCATTGCCGCCACTTGCAGGATTCTTTCTGGAAGGAGGCGTAGAGGTGTTTGTAGAAGTAAAGGGGCCGTTATCGTCCCTAGAGGACTGTCGAGTAAAGGTTGCCGGCTTTTCCTGGCGGCGACTGTTCTGATCGTCGTGACGATTTTCCCAGCGGCGATCATCAGTTCGGTTACTTTCATATCGACGGTCTTCGGTACTGCGATCTTCAAATCTACGGTCCTCAAACCTTCGATCATCATTGCGGCGGTCGACAAATCGACGGTCATCAATCCTTCGGTCATTCAAGCGGTGATCTTCCAGACGACGATCTTCTTTACGACTATCACGAATCCTGGCACTGATGCCGCCTTCATCTCGGCGAGCCGGTGCAGAGGGATGTACACTGCGAACCGGTTCCATACGGCGAGGAGGCGGATTATATCGACGAGGATGACGAGGAATAGGTCTATGGTGATACCAGCGATAATCTCTCACGAAGATATTGTGATAATCCCATTCAAACCAGCAAGAACCCCAACCCCATTCTCCAAACCAAGATCCAAGCCAAGCGTGGTGATGGTAACGGATGGAAGGATAAGCGTCCGCATACACATAGAATACCACCCTAGGATCATACACCGGCACATAGACATATTCCGTACGAACCGGCTCAATGACTATGGTTGTACCCTTTTCCACCTTGACTTGATCGTTAGTCTTTAGCTGACCATAATCATAAGCCTTTGTACGCAAGCGCTGGACGGCATCCATCACTTCGTCTTTCTGAGCGGAAACAGCATCACCCAGCTGGTCGGACCAAGTTCTGTATTTTGCCATGATTCCAAGAACTGTCGGGAACGGAATCAAAGCCTGAACGCTAGGATCATAAGGCAAATTTGCCTTTTCCATTTCCTGAGCAAGCTGTTCGCCCTTCATATCCTTATGAGCCTGAGCCCAGTTATTTGCTCCCGGGATTTGTTCTCCGTATGTAGATGCGGTAAGTACATGCACCAGAAGCGGATCCGGATACAACGCAATTGTAGATACTAGCGTATCCAATTCGCTGGAAGAAAAATTACGGGCGGCATTTGCTGACGTTGGTAAAATCACCAAGCAAACCAGCAAGACACCCATCATTTTAGGGAAAAAAGCTTTGAGAACATTTTTCATCATACGACCTCCTATTTTAGTTAATGTACTCAATAGTTGGATTCCTAGACCAGTAAAAAGGATTCAATTTTGGGCAAATAAGTTCCGGAAAACAACGTGACATACAACACGTAAACACAAATTAACGTGTCTTTTGAACATCATTGGTATAATTTTCTAGTCACGGAGTGTTTTATGAATAAAGATTTTTCCAAGCCGAAAAACCTAGTTTCGGCGATTTTATTGGGTGCTCTCGGGATTGGGGCTCAGAACCTCAACTCAAAAAGCATAGACTTACCCATCATCCTTGTGGACACAAAGCAACAGTGTCTAGACATGAATGTCAAGGAAAAAATTCCTGCCACTATGAGAGTGCTAGACGGAAAGACCAACTCCTTAGCGGATAGTGCCAAGGGAACTCTCTACGACATTGGAATTAAAGTCAGAGGTCAGTCCTCCGCCACCTTCCCCAAGCCGGGCTATAGCGTGGAAGTACGCGACGAAGCAGGAGAAGGCATGGACGTGAAGATGCTGGGCCTCCCCCCTGCAGACGACTGGGTATTCCATGGTCCGTATGTGGACAAGACCATGATGAGAAATTCCCTAGCCCATTGGCTCTTTAGGCAAGCGGGCAGATACAGTCCCCGCACCATGCACTTTGATTTATACATCAATGACGTATACCGCGGCGTATATGTGCTCATCGAAAAAATCAAGCGAGGCAAGTACCGTGTAGATGTGGCTAAGCTCAAAGAAGACGAGACTACTGGCGACGACGTTACCGGAGGCTACATCTGGGCATTTGACAAGACTGGAACAAACTCTGGCGGCGGCGGCAACGGCAATATCGCAGACGAAGGCTTCAACACCTCCGATGGTTTAAATGTCATTCTTCACTATCCTAAAAAAGACAAGATTGCCAAGGAACAGGAAGACTACCTTAAGAACTATCTGAACGAACTTGAAGCCCTGTTCAAGAACGGAAAGAACGGAACCGGTTACGAAAAATATGTGAATGTAGAATCTGCAATCGACTACGTCCTCCATCAGGAAGTAACCAACAACGCAGACTCTTACTGGTGCAGCTTCTTCCTGCACAAGGATAAAGACAGCAAGGATGGTAAGGTAACCTTAGGTCCTCCCTGGGACTTCAATCTTGCTATGAGCAACGGTTCGTCCCCCGAAGGTCAGACCAACAATAACAACGGCGGCTGGGGCGGCGGTTTCGGCTTTGGCGGCGGTGGCGGAATGGGTAGCTCAGGAACCACTGGCTGGCAAATTGAAAATTCACAAAAGAGTGGCGGTGGCATGGGAAGTTCCCTGAAGGCCCCCAACTGGCTCATCCAGATGTGGAAAGACAACAACTACCAAAGCGAGCTGAAAAAGCGCTGGGCCGAACTGCGCAGTGGCGTGTGGCATACCAAGACCATGGATGTTTATTTGGACTCCATGAAGGTATATCTGAAGAATGCGGCCGACAGAAACTTTGAACGTTGGCCCAACTTGGGCAAAGCTAGCGGAACGTACGATAGCGATCCGCAGCCGATGAAATACTGCAACAAGTCAAATAGCGGATTCGGTTTTACCATGGGCGGCTACAACGCAACCACCTGGGACGGCGAAGTGGAACATCTCCGCAAGAAGATGAAAGAACGTATGGCCTGGATGGACGAGCAGCTCGGTTTTACCGAACCCGCCAATCCTATCGTCACAGAGCCGGTCATCCATATTCCTAATGTAGAGGAAAAGAAGGATTCTTCAGTAATTGCACCCCCAACAGAATTGGTGGATTACACTAGACTTTCCCCCACAAATTACTTTGTAGAAAACGGTTCATATCTGGAAATTCAAACAGATATGGGCGGAACATTCGCCATCATTGACTTGAACGGATCCGTCCTGTACAAGACAAAGATTAAGGCAGGAAGAACTTCTATGAAGGTTCCCGCAAAGGCAATGAACAAACACTGGATTGCCACCCTTAACGGCAAAATGTTAAGTCGGTAATTTCCAGTCAAGAGTCTCCTAAAAACCATACAAAAAGACCTCGTCTTACGACGAGGTCTTTTAACATCTAGCATTCGGCCGAGAGAACGCTCTGTCATCCAGCGAATTACTTCGCGGGATTGAAGCTGTCCTTCAGGCCAACAGTGCGGTTGAACACCAGCTTACCCGGCTTGGAATCGTCGGAATCCAGGCAGAAGTAACCCAGGCGCAGGAACTGGAAGCGGTCTTCCATCTTGGCGTCGGCCAGGCTGGGTTCCAGCTTAGCCAGCTTCACCACCATGGATTCAGGATTCAGGTAGTTGTGCCAGTCTTCACCTTCGGGAACATCGGAAGGATCTTCCAGTGTGAACAAATTATCGATGAGGCGGACCTCGGCGTCTACTGCGTGTGCAGCGCTTACCCAGTGGATAGTGCCCTTGACCTTACGACCATCGGGAGATTCGCCACCCTTGGACAGCGGGTCGTATTCGCAGTGGATCACAGTCACCTTGCCGTCGGCATCCTTTTCGACGCTCTTGCAGGTCACAAAGTATGCGCCCTTCAAGCGGACTTCGCCTTCCGGCTTTAGGCGGAAATACTTCTTGGGAGGTTCTTCCATGAAGTCTTCAGCTTCGATGTACAGCTCCTTGGAGAAGGGAACCTGACGAGTACCTGCATTGGGGTCGTTAGGATTGTTTTCCACTTCAACCATTTCAACCTTGCCGTCTTCCCAGTTGTCGATGACAACCTTCACCGGGTCAATAACGGCCATAGCACGCTTGGCGCTCTGGTTCAGTTCTTCGCGGATGCAGAAGTACAAGAGGTTCACGTCCACCATGGATTCAGCCTTGGAAACACCAATACGGCTGCAGAATTCACGGATGGAGCTGGGAGTAAAGCCACGACGACGGAAACCGCATACCGTGGGCATACGGGGGTCGTTCCAGCCAAGAACTGCCTTGGTTTCCACCAGTTCAAGAAGCTTACGCTTACTCATCATGGTGTAGGTCAAGTTCAGGCGAGAGAATTCAATCTGCTGGGGGCGGTTCTCCAGGCCAAGTTCAATAAGGAACCAATCGTACAGCGGACGATGGGCTTCAAATTCCAAGGTACAGATGGAGTGAGTAATGCCTTCGATCCAGTCGCTAATGGGATGAGCAAAGTCGTACATCGGGTAGATGCACCACTTGTCTCCAGTGCGGTGGTGAGTGCAGTGCTTGGTACGGTAGATCACCGGGTCGCGCATGTTCATGTTGGGGCTAGCCAGATCAACCTTGGCGCGGAGGCACTTTTCGCCATCAGCATACTTGCCGTCACGCATTTCGCGGAACAGCTTCATATTTTCTTCAACACTACGGTCGCGGTAAGGGCTGGGCTTGGAGGGTTTACCAGCATCATTGCCGCGATATTCCTGCATTTCGTCACGGGTCAGGTCTTCAACGTAGGCCTTGCCCATTTCGATCATCTTTTCTGCGAATGCATAAATCTGGTCGTAGTAGTCAGATGCAAAGAATTCTTCCTTCCATTCAAAGCCGAGCCACTTCACGTCTTCGCGGATAGAATCCACATATTCCACGTCTTCCTTAGTAGGATTGGTGTCATCGAAACGGAGGTTGGTGAAACCGCCGAACTTCTTTGCGGTACCGAAGTTCAGGCAGATGGACTTTGCATGACCAATGTGGATGTAACCGTTGGGTTCCGGAGGGAAACGGGTCAACACCTTGTTGCGCTTGCCGGTCTGCAAATCATTGACAATGATGTCTTGAATAAAATTCGAAGATTCAGGAATATCCATTTTTTAACCTTTTGGCTTTTTGCCTTAATTTTACGTGAAAAATGTAGAAAAAATTCCATTTTCAACGATAAAACATCTGCTGTTTAGGGGAAAAACATACGTTTCGTGACATGCCGCGCCCAATTACAGACAAACTCTCTCGATTTTAAGGAAAATTACGTTTTTTTGCGTAATTTTCACACGGAATGTACAACCAAGAAATGCGATTGAATGAAAATAATCTACATTATCTTTGGATAGATATAATATGAGGCTGACCTATGGAAAGCGCAAGAAAAACAATTAACCTGTTCTTGAAAGGCAAGTATAGCGGAAACGAATTAAAGGCTGAACTGTATAAGGCCGGTGTTGCCGCTATGGAAGAAGGCTGGACCTTTATGGACGCCAGCTTCCAGCTGGGCGGAAAAGCTCGCGATGACGGTATGGACGGAGACGAAGTGGAACAAACCCTTCGTCGAGCATTCTCCGCCGAAAAGAGATCAACCGAACGTAAGGAAGAAGCTCCTGCTCCAGCAGCGGCAGCACAACCAGCACCCGCTGCGGCACAACCCGTAGAAGGCGCGCCCACCATGGCCATGCCTATCATCTCCCCGCTTTCCGCCGGAATGATTTCCATGGAACAGATGCTGGCCCTGGGTCTGGATACCCAGTCCCTGGAACTGTTGCAGAACTTCAAGATTGATCCGGAAGCTCTTTCTATTCCATGGCCCGCAGCAGACTGGCGTAAGGATTTGGCAAAACTTCTGGAAGCAACCTTCGAGCAAGATGAAACCATCGAGTTCAAGATTTCCAACACCCCCAACAGCACCGAAGAGCTGGTGGAAAACATTGTTGGCCAGGACGACTCCATCAAGAAGATCATGAAGGGTCTGGATAGTCCTGAAGGTGCATTGCTCTGCATCAACGCCATTAAGGGCGGTCAGGATGCCACAGACGAAAGCTGGCATTACCGCTATGTGGTAGTGGACAACCCCAAGATGTCCTTGGCCAAGCAGTTGGCTTACTATAAGGCATTGAACCTCCCCTGCGCAGCTCTTGTAAATACTGGCGCAAACTCCGTGCAGGCCTGGATCAAGATTCTCGCCAACGACGAAGAAGAGTATAACGAACGCGTAGACTTTTTGTTCAAGACCTTGGACTCCCAGGGTTTCAAGGTGGACCCGTCCAACCGCAACCCCCACATGATGGTCCGTATGCCGGGCGTGCTCCGTGGTGGTAAGCAACAGTACCTCATCGGTCTGGAACAGGGCGCTAAGAACTTTAAGGAATGGCAGGAATGGGTTGAATACTCCCTAGATGGCAAGCCCCTGATTGAGCTGGCCAGCGATAGCGAAGAAGCACCCAAGAAGGACCAGACCATCGTGGAGAACATGCTTCGCGCTGGTGAATTCTTCCTGTTTACAGCACCTCCCAAAAGCGGTAAGTCTCTCGCCCTCATGGACCTGGGTCTTTCCATTTGCTACGGCGAAGACTGGTTCGGTAATTCCACCACCTCTAATGACGTTCTGTTTATCAACTTCGAACTGACGAAGTCCGTATTCCTAAACCGTCTACACCTGCTGGGTGCCAAGCGCGATCTGACGGCCAATACGCCGAAATTTGGTTTCCTGAATCTTCGAGGAACGGCACTGTCCCCCATCGAAACCGCACAGCTCATTGCAAAGCGAATCCAGGGTGCCAAGAAACTGGAAAACCACGACTATAAGGTGGTGGTCATCGACCCTATTTCCGCAGTGCTTCACAACCCCAAGTCTACCCGACTGAACGGCGCTCCCCACCAGATTTTGATGCAGATGATCGATACCATTATTGCCCTTACCGGCTGTGCTGTGGTATCCTGCTGCAACCTGGATGAGTATCCCTATCTGGAAGCTCGTGCAGACTCTGTCATGACTCTCACCCCTGTGGAAGGCAGCCTGAACATGTATCAGATTAACGGAAACTTCCGTGAATTCCCCAAGATGCTGGCCCGCGAATGCTCCTGGATTTACCCCAGGTTCTACGTCTAATTTTTAAAACAAACTAAGTACTATGTATAAGCCTAAGAAGAATTTTGCTCCGAGACGCCCCGCATCTGCACCCCAAAGAGATTTTCAAAGGGGAGCTCAGCGTGATTTTTCGAGAGAAAATCCCAGAGAGAAAGCCCCTGTAGAAAAAGTTCAGAAAGTGATTCCAACTTTCGAAGACATTAAGCAACAGCTTACTGCCTGGGCTGAAACAGAAAAGATTCCGGGCAAGATTCAAGCTTGGTTTACTGCGGAAGCAAGTGAAGAAAACTCCGACTGGAGAATTCTCAAGACCTACCGCGGCGAGCACGAAGTATTTACCATCGAAGCTCCTGCAGCAGACATGAAGGCTCCTGAAATCGTCGGCCGTATTATGGAACAGCTGAAGAAGGAACATCTCCATATCTTCAAGAAGGCTCTTCGCCAGATTTGGTTCCGTGCAGCAGGTGACGGACGTTTCGCTCTGCTGATTCAGATTAACTTGAAGGGCCGTAACTCCGCTCACGGATACAAGACTTTCGTGGACTTCCTGGAAAGGAATTGCCCCGAGGTCATTAGCTGTCACCATATTCAATGTATGCCCGACGGCTTATTCGACCCCGCAAGCGCAGTCGCCATGCGTGTGGAAACAAAGGCCGCATTTGGTAGCGATTTTCTCCCCATTGGAGATACCGGCATCCAGATGCATGTGATGGACTGGTCACCCCGCATTAAAGACGCCTGGTACGATCTTCCCAAGCGCATCGAAAGTGCAATTCATCCCCATCCGGAAGATTGCTTCTTTGAATTCTACTCCGGCTCCAGCTTTGTGAGTGCGGCTCTTTCTGGACTTTTCAAGAGAGTGGATTCCCTGGATTGTAGAGAATTCGCCATGATTTCTTCCAGACTGAACGCTCGTAATGCCATTAGCGAGAACATGAAATTCCACCGCGGCCATGTGGAAGCGGAATTTTTCAACAAGTTCTTCAACAAGCCGGAAAACGAAGGTCGATGGACATTCTATCTAAACCTGCCTACCGACGAAACTCTGGCTACAGGCGTAGAACAAGCCATTGCCTCGGCAAGACCGGAACGTATCTTGCTGCAGATCGGCAATCTTGAGGTTGCAGGAAAGGAAATCAAGCGATTCCGTAGTGAAGGATACATGCTCCGCAAGAGTATCCCCCTGTACTTGGAACCTGGCTCTGGCAAGTTTGAGGTTTTATTCCTGCTGGTTCCCGACCGTGCAGGCATTTTGGGACTCAATCCGGCGAATAAGGCCCGTTCTAGAAACGTCCAGCGTCCTCAGGAACGTGTTTCTACCGCAAAAACGGCTCAGAAAACGA
This Fibrobacter sp. UWEL DNA region includes the following protein-coding sequences:
- a CDS encoding YgcG family protein — encoded protein: MKKLLAVLFALVAFVHAEISVDAIPSKPATSYVYDENRFLTAQEIQKFDELSDTLYSKAGVALACVIVNDIGDASYREYAAKLADKWNIGGKSDEGVLIFVAFKQQKRSVEVGYKAEDYLPVIKVEKLQQKTIVKSFRTQNYSEGILEFAYDISKLISKEKGFSLDLDESNFKKNEGNAASMILFFLFVFFVVIGLKASGRKKGWIESLVSGLFHRKPKEVKETAPLTTLGGFGGNFGGARGSGLGGGFGGGFGGSSFGSGSSFGSNSFGSKKW
- a CDS encoding DUF3300 domain-containing protein, with the protein product MMKNVLKAFFPKMMGVLLVCLVILPTSANAARNFSSSELDTLVSTIALYPDPLLVHVLTASTYGEQIPGANNWAQAHKDMKGEQLAQEMEKANLPYDPSVQALIPFPTVLGIMAKYRTWSDQLGDAVSAQKDEVMDAVQRLRTKAYDYGQLKTNDQVKVEKGTTIVIEPVRTEYVYVPVYDPRVVFYVYADAYPSIRYHHHAWLGSWFGEWGWGSCWFEWDYHNIFVRDYRWYHHRPIPRHPRRYNPPPRRMEPVRSVHPSAPARRDEGGISARIRDSRKEDRRLEDHRLNDRRIDDRRFVDRRNDDRRFEDRRFEDRSTEDRRYESNRTDDRRWENRHDDQNSRRQEKPATFTRQSSRDDNGPFTSTNTSTPPSRKNPASGGNGGFTRVKR
- a CDS encoding CotH kinase family protein — protein: MNKDFSKPKNLVSAILLGALGIGAQNLNSKSIDLPIILVDTKQQCLDMNVKEKIPATMRVLDGKTNSLADSAKGTLYDIGIKVRGQSSATFPKPGYSVEVRDEAGEGMDVKMLGLPPADDWVFHGPYVDKTMMRNSLAHWLFRQAGRYSPRTMHFDLYINDVYRGVYVLIEKIKRGKYRVDVAKLKEDETTGDDVTGGYIWAFDKTGTNSGGGGNGNIADEGFNTSDGLNVILHYPKKDKIAKEQEDYLKNYLNELEALFKNGKNGTGYEKYVNVESAIDYVLHQEVTNNADSYWCSFFLHKDKDSKDGKVTLGPPWDFNLAMSNGSSPEGQTNNNNGGWGGGFGFGGGGGMGSSGTTGWQIENSQKSGGGMGSSLKAPNWLIQMWKDNNYQSELKKRWAELRSGVWHTKTMDVYLDSMKVYLKNAADRNFERWPNLGKASGTYDSDPQPMKYCNKSNSGFGFTMGGYNATTWDGEVEHLRKKMKERMAWMDEQLGFTEPANPIVTEPVIHIPNVEEKKDSSVIAPPTELVDYTRLSPTNYFVENGSYLEIQTDMGGTFAIIDLNGSVLYKTKIKAGRTSMKVPAKAMNKHWIATLNGKMLSR
- a CDS encoding glutamine--tRNA ligase/YqeY domain fusion protein — protein: MDIPESSNFIQDIIVNDLQTGKRNKVLTRFPPEPNGYIHIGHAKSICLNFGTAKKFGGFTNLRFDDTNPTKEDVEYVDSIREDVKWLGFEWKEEFFASDYYDQIYAFAEKMIEMGKAYVEDLTRDEMQEYRGNDAGKPSKPSPYRDRSVEENMKLFREMRDGKYADGEKCLRAKVDLASPNMNMRDPVIYRTKHCTHHRTGDKWCIYPMYDFAHPISDWIEGITHSICTLEFEAHRPLYDWFLIELGLENRPQQIEFSRLNLTYTMMSKRKLLELVETKAVLGWNDPRMPTVCGFRRRGFTPSSIREFCSRIGVSKAESMVDVNLLYFCIREELNQSAKRAMAVIDPVKVVIDNWEDGKVEMVEVENNPNDPNAGTRQVPFSKELYIEAEDFMEEPPKKYFRLKPEGEVRLKGAYFVTCKSVEKDADGKVTVIHCEYDPLSKGGESPDGRKVKGTIHWVSAAHAVDAEVRLIDNLFTLEDPSDVPEGEDWHNYLNPESMVVKLAKLEPSLADAKMEDRFQFLRLGYFCLDSDDSKPGKLVFNRTVGLKDSFNPAK
- a CDS encoding AAA family ATPase; protein product: MESARKTINLFLKGKYSGNELKAELYKAGVAAMEEGWTFMDASFQLGGKARDDGMDGDEVEQTLRRAFSAEKRSTERKEEAPAPAAAAQPAPAAAQPVEGAPTMAMPIISPLSAGMISMEQMLALGLDTQSLELLQNFKIDPEALSIPWPAADWRKDLAKLLEATFEQDETIEFKISNTPNSTEELVENIVGQDDSIKKIMKGLDSPEGALLCINAIKGGQDATDESWHYRYVVVDNPKMSLAKQLAYYKALNLPCAALVNTGANSVQAWIKILANDEEEYNERVDFLFKTLDSQGFKVDPSNRNPHMMVRMPGVLRGGKQQYLIGLEQGAKNFKEWQEWVEYSLDGKPLIELASDSEEAPKKDQTIVENMLRAGEFFLFTAPPKSGKSLALMDLGLSICYGEDWFGNSTTSNDVLFINFELTKSVFLNRLHLLGAKRDLTANTPKFGFLNLRGTALSPIETAQLIAKRIQGAKKLENHDYKVVVIDPISAVLHNPKSTRLNGAPHQILMQMIDTIIALTGCAVVSCCNLDEYPYLEARADSVMTLTPVEGSLNMYQINGNFREFPKMLARECSWIYPRFYV